Genomic window (Streptococcus suis S735):
AGAAAGAGCACGGCTGTAGGCTCCTGCTAGAATACGGATTTCATCCGACAGGAAGGCTGTATAAGCTCCTGCCGCTTTCAAGATCAAGGTCGCCTTCAAAAGCTCCCAATTATCCGCACAGTAAATGTCCTTTGCAGCCTGCCAGAAACGTTCCTCAGGCACGATAATCTTGTCTGGCGTTTGACCTAAAATCGCTGTGAAGAAATCATCCAAAGGCAACTCTGGTGCCAAGGCAGTAAAATCTGCCCACTCGTAGGGGTGATAGAGTTTTGCATACTCAGAACCCTCTTCATTTGACAGAACATACTTGGCAATCGTGGCATCTAGTTCCAAACGCTTGTCCAAGAGGTCCTTGATTTCCTCATCACTGAAACCAAACTTAGGTAAGAGGGCTTCTTGGCTCTCTCTCCACGTTTTGAGCAACTCTGCTCCTTTTTCATGCCCTTCTTCATAGTAGGTCGTATCTGGCAGGATAATGCCTAGAGAATCTGCCCAGAGGACATTGGTGGTCGCGTCCATAAAGTCAGGTGCCACACCGAAAGGCATGAGGTTTGGCTTGCCTGCCAACTCATATTCTGCCAGCTTGCTGGTAAATTCTTCGAAAGAGTTGAGAGCCTTGTACTCTGCAATCAAGGCCTGGGCAGGTTCTGCACCCAAACGGTCACGGATTTCATAGTCAGCTACTTGTTTGTGAAAAGCCACAAAGTTTTGCAAAACGCTATCTTCTGGGACATCTTCTCCCGCCAACCAAGCGTTTGTCGTGTCAATCATGAGCTTTTCAATCTCATCCGCCAAGTCCGTGAAACCACCTGTTCTTGGCTTATCATCTGGAATCACGGCTGTTTTTGCCCATTCACCATTGACGTATTCGTAAAAATCATCTTGTAAACGTATCATTGATTTTCTCCTTTGTCTTTCTTAATGACTATAATAACAAAAAATTCTGACAATTTCACTTATCAGATGACCGTGACCAAGTATTTTTTAGAATAATACTCGAACAAACCACAAGAAGGCTGACAACGGCACAGGTCCCTGACATGGTTAAATCCAGTTGATTGGCCACTAAAAAACCTAGCACAACCGTTAGAATAGCGATACCTTGCCCTAAAAGAAGCAATTGCCAAAAGGATTTGACCCAACATAGGGCAGCCATACTTGGTGCCACCAAGAAAACAATAACAGTCATCGAACCAATCGCTTCAAAGGCCAGAACAGTAGTTAAGGAAACTAGAATCAAAATAACCATTTCTAAAATCCTTGTTCGTAAGCCAGACAAACGAGCATGGTTGCTGTCAAATAGGTACACTTGTAAACGATGGTAAGCCCACGCAAAAAATAGAACAATAACCAACCAAGCCAAACTCGACTTGACCAGACTAACAGGGAGTGACCAGGCTAGAACATCCATACGATGGAGCGGAGCAAAAAGTACTTCCCCCTGCAAAACCAGATCCACATCCAAGTGAACATTGCGAGCAAAAAGAGAAATAAGTAAAACCGCCACCGCAAAAAAGAAAGAAAAAACTAGACCTGTTGCGGCATCATGCGCTATCTTTCGACTATGCAGACGGTCAATGGCAAGAACCGATAATAACCCAAACAGACTGGCACCAACTATTAGCAATGGCGAATCCAAACTATGACTAATAAAAAATCCCAGAACAATCCCAAGCAAAACAGAATGCGATAGCGCATCTGCCAGCATTGATTGATTTTTTACAACCAGTATCGAGCCGAGCAAGCCACAAGAACTAGCAATAACCATCAAAATGAGTAATACTTCAAACACGACCATTCTCCTTTCTGACATAGGTAATATACACAAATGCAGACAGGGTCAGACCTGTCAGACAGACGATAATAGTCGGTCCGGTCGACAAACCAGATACACTGGAGCTAATCCAGGTCCCTACGAAAGCCGACCCAATTGCAACGATTCCTGCCAGTAATAGACTCTTGTGATACGATTTTCCCAGCATCAAGCCAAAGACAGCTGGTGCAATCAAAAAACTACTCATCAAAATAGCTCCGACTAACTTTAATCCTACTGCAATTAGGCAAATCATCAAAAACATCGTCAACTGCTGCAAGTACTTTACACGAACACCAATAACCCTTGCAAAAGTTTGATCAAACAGATATAGCTTATAGTCTTGATAAAAGAAAGCAAACAATGCCAAAGCCAATAGAGAAATAATTCCGATGAGTATCACATCATCCAGCTGAATAAAGGCTGCCTGTCCAAATAGATAGGTTTGCAATCCAGCCTGGGAAGCCCCTGCAAAGGCTTCATTTCCCTGAATAGCATTTTTCAAGACCATTCCCAAACCAAAGAAAGAAGCAGACACCAATGAAAGGGCATTGACTAGGCTGTGACCTCCTTTTCGACGCAGCCAATGGACAAGTGCATAAGAAAGGTAACCTGACAACACTGCTCCTAACAGCAAGTAGAGAGGATGTCGCGACTGAAAAATCATGAAAGAGACAATCACTCCAGGATAAGAAGCATGCCCAAGAGCATCCCCAAGCAAACTCTGTTTAGTAAGAACAGATATACTTCCGATAGTGCTGGCTGCTACAGCTAGGCTGACGGTCCCTAAAGCAACTGTCCAGAAAGAATACTCTTTGAAAACCTCAAACATGACTGCCTCCTTTGGCATTTCCTAGAAACAACCCATTTCCTATGCCGTAGGTCGCCTGATAATTCTCGCTTGTCAAAGTCTCATCCATCGGACCAGAGTCAATCACATGCTTATGAAGCCAGACAAGGTGATCAAAGTAGGCATCCAGCGTCGTTAAGTCATGATGAATGACAATGGAAGTTTTCCCTTCACATTGGAACTCCTTGAGCATATCCATGATCATGATTTCTGTTGCCTGATCAATCCCTGCTAGAGGCTCATCCATAAGATACAATTCTGCTTCCTGTGCCAGGGCTCTCGCTAAAAATACCCGCTGACGCTGCCCACCTGAAAGCTGATCAATCTGACGATGGCGTAAATCCGCAATTTTTAACCGTTCTAGAGCCTGCTCAACAATCTGTCTATCAGCCTTAGTCGGTCTTCTAAACATTCCCTTACTATGAGCGAAGCGTCCCATCAGAACAATTTCAAAGACTGTTGCAGGAAATTGCCAATTTACTTGACTGGATTGGGGAATATAGGCTACTTTTTGAGCAATCAACCTCTCTAGACCTGCCTCCTGACCAAGCAAGCGAACCTGCCCTGTGTCAGGTTTTTCCAACCCCAAAATGACCTTGAATAGACTGGACTTCCCAGCACCATTTGGTCCAACAATAGCCGTCCGACTCCCTCTGGGAATCACCAAATTGACATCTTCTAAAGCCATGGTCTGGCTGGCTGTATATGCTAAATTGACATCTTTTAATTCAATGATTGCTGACATATTTCCTCCTATTTTTAAAAATGATATGCCTCATTCATACTCAATGAAAATCAAAACCAGACCAACCTACCAAGCTGAGAAAGTCGATAAGATTAAGATACCGTACCAACAAATTGCTGGCAAAC
Coding sequences:
- a CDS encoding metal ABC transporter permease gives rise to the protein MFEVFKEYSFWTVALGTVSLAVAASTIGSISVLTKQSLLGDALGHASYPGVIVSFMIFQSRHPLYLLLGAVLSGYLSYALVHWLRRKGGHSLVNALSLVSASFFGLGMVLKNAIQGNEAFAGASQAGLQTYLFGQAAFIQLDDVILIGIISLLALALFAFFYQDYKLYLFDQTFARVIGVRVKYLQQLTMFLMICLIAVGLKLVGAILMSSFLIAPAVFGLMLGKSYHKSLLLAGIVAIGSAFVGTWISSSVSGLSTGPTIIVCLTGLTLSAFVYITYVRKENGRV
- a CDS encoding metal ABC transporter permease; the encoded protein is MFEVLLILMVIASSCGLLGSILVVKNQSMLADALSHSVLLGIVLGFFISHSLDSPLLIVGASLFGLLSVLAIDRLHSRKIAHDAATGLVFSFFFAVAVLLISLFARNVHLDVDLVLQGEVLFAPLHRMDVLAWSLPVSLVKSSLAWLVIVLFFAWAYHRLQVYLFDSNHARLSGLRTRILEMVILILVSLTTVLAFEAIGSMTVIVFLVAPSMAALCWVKSFWQLLLLGQGIAILTVVLGFLVANQLDLTMSGTCAVVSLLVVCSSIILKNTWSRSSDK
- a CDS encoding metal ABC transporter ATP-binding protein produces the protein MSAIIELKDVNLAYTASQTMALEDVNLVIPRGSRTAIVGPNGAGKSSLFKVILGLEKPDTGQVRLLGQEAGLERLIAQKVAYIPQSSQVNWQFPATVFEIVLMGRFAHSKGMFRRPTKADRQIVEQALERLKIADLRHRQIDQLSGGQRQRVFLARALAQEAELYLMDEPLAGIDQATEIMIMDMLKEFQCEGKTSIVIHHDLTTLDAYFDHLVWLHKHVIDSGPMDETLTSENYQATYGIGNGLFLGNAKGGSHV